In the Devosia sp. SL43 genome, one interval contains:
- a CDS encoding F0F1 ATP synthase subunit delta codes for MLTQIARPYASALFDLAESENQLASVETSLSDVSRLIGESADFARFLRSPVITADTKATTLDALLAKAKVNPLVGNFLKLVAKNGRLFALDAIIVGFRELAAKARGEVTADVTSAAPLSADQVTSLSETLKAKIGKTVTLNQFVDASLIGGLQVKVGSQMIDSSLKTKLAAMKIAMKEVG; via the coding sequence GTGCTTACCCAGATCGCCCGGCCATATGCGTCGGCTCTGTTCGATCTCGCTGAAAGCGAGAACCAGTTGGCATCGGTCGAGACGTCGCTTTCCGACGTTTCCCGCCTGATCGGGGAAAGCGCCGACTTCGCGCGTTTCCTGCGCTCGCCCGTCATCACCGCCGACACCAAGGCCACCACGCTCGATGCGTTGCTCGCCAAGGCCAAGGTCAATCCGCTGGTCGGCAACTTCCTCAAGCTCGTGGCCAAAAACGGCCGCCTGTTCGCGCTGGACGCCATCATCGTCGGCTTCCGCGAGCTGGCAGCCAAGGCCCGCGGCGAAGTCACCGCCGATGTGACCTCGGCTGCGCCGCTCAGCGCCGATCAGGTCACCTCGCTCAGCGAGACGCTCAAGGCCAAGATCGGCAAGACCGTCACGCTCAATCAATTCGTCGATGCATCGCTCATTGGCGGCCTTCAGGTGAAGGTCGGCAGCCAGATGATCGACTCTTCCCTCAAGACAAAACTCGCCGCGATGAAGATCGCCATGAAAGAGGTCGGATAA
- a CDS encoding DMT family transporter has translation MSTTTPAPSSNDPLGYAFAVMGAILFSTKGIFIKLAYGHGVSTEMLLSLRMIVALPVYLIILATLLRREDNLRHLLTPRIVLASMAVGILGYYLSSYLDFIGLNFVTAQYERLVLFTYPFFVLLFGVWFFGDRMVWGVVPSMLVSYAGLLVIFGWNLAINPDGLVIGTLLVLGSAITFALYQHLAKRQMLVMGAGLFTCIGMSTAAVCAIAQNLILAGPVSYLTLEPEIWAYGLALGVLGTVLPSFLMNAGMARIGARATSSTAAFGPVVTIIIAVIVLSEPFTIFHAAGTGLVLLGSVLFTRAERRARKAFK, from the coding sequence ATGTCGACGACCACGCCTGCCCCATCCAGCAACGACCCTCTCGGCTATGCCTTTGCCGTCATGGGGGCGATCCTGTTTTCCACCAAGGGCATCTTCATCAAGCTCGCCTATGGCCATGGCGTGTCGACCGAGATGCTGCTTAGCCTGCGCATGATCGTGGCGCTGCCGGTTTATCTCATCATCCTGGCCACGCTGCTGCGGCGCGAGGATAACCTGCGGCACCTGCTAACGCCGCGCATCGTGCTGGCGAGCATGGCCGTCGGCATCTTGGGCTATTACCTATCCAGCTATCTTGATTTCATCGGGCTCAATTTCGTCACCGCGCAATATGAACGGCTGGTGCTGTTCACCTACCCGTTCTTCGTGCTGCTGTTCGGCGTGTGGTTCTTTGGCGACCGCATGGTCTGGGGCGTAGTACCCTCCATGCTGGTCTCCTATGCTGGGCTGTTGGTGATCTTCGGCTGGAACCTTGCCATCAATCCGGACGGCCTGGTGATCGGCACACTGCTGGTGCTGGGCTCGGCCATCACCTTTGCGCTCTACCAGCATCTGGCCAAGCGGCAGATGCTGGTGATGGGTGCCGGGCTCTTTACCTGTATCGGCATGTCGACGGCGGCGGTCTGTGCCATTGCGCAGAACCTGATCCTGGCTGGTCCCGTCAGTTACCTGACGCTGGAGCCGGAAATCTGGGCCTATGGCCTGGCATTGGGTGTCCTGGGTACGGTGCTGCCGAGCTTCCTGATGAATGCCGGCATGGCGCGGATCGGAGCCCGGGCCACCTCCTCGACCGCCGCCTTCGGGCCTGTCGTCACCATCATCATCGCCGTCATCGTCCTGTCGGAACCCTTCACCATCTTTCACGCAGCAGGAACCGGACTGGTCTTACTGGGCTCTGTTCTATTTACCCGAGCTGAACGACGGGCTCGGAAAGCGTTCAAATGA
- a CDS encoding primosomal protein N' — MEDRPDIVAVMVGVAVEGPYSYRIPPGMAVTRGSIVSVPLGPRLTLGVVWGPPKDMVAHNRLRDIAYAYDVPPLSEELLKLVDWVARYTLAAPGQVLRAVLRSTEALDAPKPVIGYRRTGHDPEKLTPARLRVLDALMDDMTWPKAALVGATGVSPSVIEGLERAGAVERLEMAAPPIVLPPDPDGAVATLSEDQQKALAEITALDPHQFGVALLDGVTGGGKTEVFFEAVADTLRAGRQALILLPEIALTNTFISRFTKRFGTRPAEWHSDMTPAQRAKVWRGVLDGTVRAVVGARSALFLPFRELGMLVLDEEHDGAYKQADGITYHARDMAVVRAHLANARVILSSATPSVETRNNANTGRYAHVLLTSRYAEAAMPNITAIDMRVDGPEKGQWIAPQLAREVFAALDRGEQALLFLNRRGYAPLTLCRSCGHQYQCPDCSAWMVEHRFRGVLLCHHCGHEIRTPKLCGACGEADALIAVGPGIERVAEEAAARFPDARRVILSSDMGSNAQLRERFAEIERGEFDLIIGTQLVSKGHHFEKLSVVGVLDADLGLAHGDPRAAEKTFQILTQVAGRAGRASKTGKAFLQTYHPDHPVMRAMVTGDREAFYAHELLAREAGGLPPFGRLAALIVSANEHDVAMGFAKKLLSAAPMADGVKLFGPADAPIAMVRGRHRVRLLAQSGKDFDLSGYVRFWIGSAEKVTGNLRVQVDIDPMSFM; from the coding sequence ATGGAAGACCGTCCAGACATTGTCGCCGTCATGGTGGGCGTGGCCGTCGAGGGCCCCTATAGCTATCGCATCCCGCCCGGCATGGCGGTGACGCGCGGCTCGATCGTGTCCGTGCCGCTGGGTCCACGGCTGACGCTCGGCGTGGTCTGGGGTCCACCCAAGGACATGGTGGCCCATAACCGGCTGCGCGACATCGCCTATGCCTATGATGTGCCGCCGCTGAGCGAAGAACTGCTCAAGCTGGTCGATTGGGTCGCCCGCTATACGCTGGCCGCGCCGGGCCAGGTGCTGCGCGCGGTGTTGCGCTCAACCGAAGCGCTCGATGCGCCCAAGCCCGTCATCGGCTATCGCCGCACCGGCCACGATCCGGAAAAGCTGACGCCGGCACGGCTGCGCGTGCTCGATGCGCTGATGGACGACATGACCTGGCCCAAGGCGGCGCTGGTCGGCGCAACGGGTGTTTCGCCTTCGGTGATCGAAGGGCTGGAGCGGGCAGGGGCGGTGGAACGGCTCGAAATGGCCGCGCCACCCATCGTGTTGCCGCCTGATCCGGATGGTGCCGTGGCGACGCTGTCGGAAGATCAGCAGAAGGCACTGGCCGAGATCACCGCACTCGATCCGCATCAGTTCGGGGTGGCCTTGCTCGACGGCGTCACCGGCGGCGGCAAGACGGAAGTGTTCTTCGAGGCGGTGGCCGATACGCTGCGCGCCGGGCGGCAGGCGCTGATCCTGCTGCCCGAAATCGCGCTGACCAATACCTTCATCTCCCGCTTCACCAAACGCTTCGGCACGCGCCCTGCCGAGTGGCATTCCGATATGACGCCCGCACAACGGGCAAAAGTCTGGCGCGGCGTGCTCGACGGCACGGTGCGCGCCGTGGTCGGAGCCCGCTCGGCACTGTTCCTGCCGTTCCGCGAACTGGGCATGCTGGTGCTCGATGAGGAGCATGATGGCGCCTACAAGCAGGCCGACGGCATCACCTATCACGCCCGCGACATGGCCGTGGTGCGCGCCCATCTGGCCAATGCCCGCGTCATTCTTTCGTCGGCCACACCGTCGGTCGAGACTCGCAATAACGCCAATACCGGGCGCTATGCGCATGTGCTGCTGACCTCGCGCTATGCCGAGGCGGCCATGCCCAATATCACCGCCATCGACATGCGCGTCGACGGTCCGGAAAAGGGACAGTGGATCGCCCCGCAATTGGCGCGCGAAGTGTTTGCCGCGCTGGACCGCGGCGAGCAGGCATTGCTGTTCCTCAACCGTCGCGGCTATGCCCCGCTGACGCTGTGCCGCTCCTGCGGACATCAGTACCAATGTCCGGACTGTTCGGCCTGGATGGTAGAACATCGCTTTCGTGGCGTGCTGTTGTGCCACCATTGTGGCCACGAAATCCGTACGCCCAAGTTGTGCGGCGCCTGTGGTGAGGCCGATGCGCTGATCGCTGTCGGCCCGGGCATCGAGCGGGTTGCCGAAGAGGCGGCAGCGCGCTTCCCTGATGCAAGACGCGTCATCCTGTCGTCCGACATGGGCAGCAATGCCCAATTGCGCGAGCGCTTCGCCGAAATTGAGCGCGGCGAGTTCGATCTCATCATCGGCACGCAACTGGTCTCCAAGGGTCATCACTTCGAAAAGCTCTCTGTGGTTGGTGTGCTCGATGCCGATCTGGGTCTGGCGCATGGCGATCCGCGCGCGGCTGAGAAGACCTTCCAGATCCTGACGCAGGTGGCAGGCCGCGCCGGCCGCGCCTCCAAGACCGGCAAGGCGTTCCTGCAAACCTATCATCCGGACCACCCGGTGATGCGGGCCATGGTGACGGGCGACCGCGAGGCCTTCTACGCTCACGAATTGCTGGCCCGCGAAGCCGGCGGCCTGCCGCCCTTCGGCCGGCTGGCTGCCCTCATCGTCTCCGCCAATGAGCACGACGTCGCTATGGGTTTCGCCAAAAAGCTGCTGTCCGCCGCCCCAATGGCCGATGGCGTCAAGCTCTTCGGCCCCGCCGACGCCCCCATCGCCATGGTGCGCGGCCGCCATCGCGTGCGGCTTCTGGCCCAATCCGGCAAGGATTTCGACCTGTCGGGCTATGTCCGATTCTGGATCGGCTCAGCTGAGAAAGTGACGGGCAACCTGCGGGTGCAGGTGGATATCGATCCGATGAGCTTTATGTAG
- a CDS encoding DUF4189 domain-containing protein, translated as MPEWPATRLKHDQRDRWQGHSIRRSVEHHLEGLAVLRNIVVVALLLSATMVGQAAEWGSIAYSPRTGATGYSYNYDTKGIAQAWAMSYCKESASDCRIVVNFQNACGAVAVGRNGGWGADWGPSRRSAEANAISVCQAHDRGCRTKRWVCSQ; from the coding sequence ATGCCCGAATGGCCGGCAACCCGGCTTAAGCATGACCAGCGCGATCGCTGGCAAGGCCATTCGATCCGGCGTAGCGTCGAGCACCATCTGGAGGGTCTGGCCGTGCTGAGGAATATCGTCGTCGTTGCTCTGCTGCTGTCGGCCACCATGGTGGGCCAGGCCGCCGAATGGGGCTCCATCGCCTATTCGCCGCGAACCGGCGCGACCGGCTATAGCTATAACTACGACACCAAGGGCATCGCCCAAGCCTGGGCTATGAGCTACTGTAAGGAGAGCGCCAGCGACTGCCGCATCGTGGTCAATTTTCAGAACGCATGTGGGGCCGTCGCCGTTGGCCGCAATGGCGGCTGGGGCGCCGACTGGGGTCCAAGCCGTCGCAGCGCCGAGGCCAACGCGATCTCGGTCTGCCAGGCCCATGATCGCGGGTGTCGCACCAAACGCTGGGTGTGCAGCCAGTAG
- a CDS encoding tyrosine recombinase XerC, translated as MVDSAFATDEFIRAQIGAWQRELGSIKRLTANTLEAYGRDIDQFLQFLAGHHGGPVTLSTLKELRGADIRAFMAQRRNESLGSRSLARVLSALKSFFRFLEREGVLTTEALNVIRTPKIPKSLPKALTVIEARATTTEVRNEGEEPWVAARDMAVLSLCYGAGLRISEALAVTKGDLESQVIRVTGKGGKVRMVPLIEPVRKSIDLYLELCPFKSWPEEPLFRGVKGGVLSPRLIQLRMVNLRSALGLPPSATPHALRHSFATHLLGRGGDLRAIQELLGHASLSTTQIYTAVDTDRLLDSYRKAHPRG; from the coding sequence ATGGTCGACTCAGCCTTTGCCACCGATGAATTCATCCGCGCCCAGATCGGGGCGTGGCAACGCGAGCTGGGCTCGATCAAGCGCCTCACCGCCAATACGCTCGAAGCCTATGGCCGCGACATTGACCAATTTCTGCAATTCCTCGCCGGCCACCACGGCGGACCGGTCACCCTGAGCACGCTGAAGGAATTGCGTGGCGCCGACATCCGCGCCTTCATGGCGCAGCGGCGCAATGAGAGCCTGGGCTCGCGCTCGCTGGCCCGGGTGCTGTCCGCGCTCAAGAGCTTCTTCCGGTTTCTCGAGCGCGAGGGCGTGCTGACGACCGAAGCGCTCAACGTGATTCGCACGCCGAAGATCCCCAAGTCGCTGCCCAAGGCGCTGACGGTGATCGAGGCACGGGCCACGACGACCGAAGTCCGGAACGAAGGCGAGGAGCCCTGGGTCGCGGCGCGCGATATGGCCGTGCTGTCGCTGTGCTATGGCGCGGGCCTGCGTATTTCTGAGGCGTTGGCTGTGACCAAGGGCGACCTCGAAAGCCAGGTCATCCGCGTTACGGGCAAGGGCGGCAAGGTTCGTATGGTGCCGTTGATAGAGCCGGTGCGAAAGTCGATCGACCTTTATCTCGAACTCTGCCCGTTCAAATCCTGGCCCGAAGAACCGCTGTTCCGTGGGGTCAAGGGCGGTGTCCTGTCGCCGCGGCTGATCCAGTTGCGGATGGTGAATTTGCGTAGCGCACTCGGCCTGCCGCCCTCGGCGACACCGCATGCCCTGCGCCATTCCTTTGCTACCCATCTGCTTGGCCGAGGCGGCGATCTCAGGGCGATCCAGGAATTGCTGGGCCATGCCAGCCTCTCGACAACGCAGATCTACACCGCGGTCGACACCGATCGGCTGCTCGATAGCTATCGCAAGGCCCATCCGCGCGGGTGA